One stretch of Sander lucioperca isolate FBNREF2018 chromosome 13, SLUC_FBN_1.2, whole genome shotgun sequence DNA includes these proteins:
- the zgc:171929 gene encoding putative transcription factor ovo-like protein 3: protein MPRSFLVKKKRGACGAWQWKEPEQLEWKEDNTEVSEIAMEPISCSPDTQQPATVPQSVATIGCGTAAGMKVSVPFAGSGGPGADTRPDWSTLMLRGSFYHPSTLALVSRAKPRPRTSPSSGDFVCSVCHKIFPLQRMLTRHLKCHSLVKRHPCRFCGKGFNDTFDLKRHMRTHTGIRPYKCELCEKAFTQRCSLESHMRKIHGVHQQYAYRQRRSKIFVCEDCGYTSSRPDEYFLHVRQCHPGSPSLRRYYRRQVHENSSFASEDSKLNPYLLYSAPAYYM from the exons ATGCCTAGGTCTTTCCTTGTTAAAAAGAAACGTGGGGCATGTGGAGCATGGCAATGGAAAGAGCCAGAACAACTTGAGTGGAAAGAAGATAATACAGAAG TGAGTGAAATTGCTATGGAGCCGATATCCTGCAGTCCCGACACCCAACAGCCTGCAACTGTGCCTCAGTCAGTAGCCACCATAGGGTGTGGGACAGCAGCAGGAATGAAAGTGTCAGTACCTTTTGCAGGATCAGGTGGACCAGGGGCTGACACCAGGCCAGACTGGTCCACACTTATGCTACGGGGCTCCTTCTACCATCCTAGTACACTGGCACTGGTCAGCAGAGCAAAG CCCCGTCCCCGTACCTCCCCCAGCTCAGGTGACTTTGTGTGCTCAGTATGCCACAAAATATTCCCTCTGCAGCGCATGTTGACTCGACACTTGAAGTGCCACAGCCTGGTGAAGAGACATCCTTGTCGATTTTGTGGCAAAGGATTCAACGATACCTTTGACCTCAAGAGGCAtatgagaacacacacag GTATACGTCCCTACAAGTGTGAGCTATGTGAGAAAGCCTTCACACAGCGTTGCTCTCTGGAGTCCCATATGAGGAAGATTCACGGTGTTCACCAACAGTATGCCTACCGCCAGAGACGCTCCAAGATCTTTGTATGTGAGGACTGTGGTTACACCTCAAGCCGCCCTGATGAGTATTTccttcatgtaagacagtgccACCCTGGCAGTCCCTCCCTCCGAAGGTACTACCGCCGCCAGGTCCATGAGAACAGCAGCTTTGCTTCAGAAGACAGTAAACTCAACCCCTATTTACTGTACTCAGCCCCTGCATACTATATGTAG